In a single window of the Spodoptera frugiperda isolate SF20-4 chromosome 19, AGI-APGP_CSIRO_Sfru_2.0, whole genome shotgun sequence genome:
- the LOC118281207 gene encoding uncharacterized protein LOC118281207, whose translation MSVGSILIAILICFSPQVSMKIYDGLSFGAYCVRKPSKCPSGTSIVCNIGSKQYQEVCTSISPHDKAYSSKELKNLVVKINRKPITPDSNLSLLRSLDKTLKEATEVL comes from the exons atgagcGTGGGATCAATTCTT ATTGCCATATTAATATGCTTCTCACCACAAGTGTCTATGAAGATATATGATGGATTAAGTTTTGGAGCTTATTGTGTTAGGAAGCCAAGCAAATGTCCAAGTGGCACCTCCATAGTATGTAATATTGGA AGTAAACAATACCAAGAAGTATGTACTAGCATAAGCCCCCACGATAAAGCATATTCGTCAAAGGAGCTAAAGAATTTAGTGGTCAAAATAAACAG gaAGCCAATCACACCTGACTCTAATTTAAGTTTACTTCGTTCCTTGGATAAAACGTTAAAAGAAGCAACTgaggtattgtaa
- the LOC118281197 gene encoding pancreatic lipase-related protein 2-like yields MVPILFILGLTVVAALPNGIYIRRAPGPRYQHVQDGLGRLHLVDLWQPATDFNARYYPDTENVYHLFTRLNPSVSQPIVPGNEQLLKASNFDASRRTAVLIHGWFDNATGNFNAVLLAAFLAAEDMNVIVVDWSAGASTFNYNRAIENTVLSGGAVARFISWINSVTGADLADYHIAGYSLGGQQAGIAGRNLDGKVGYITGLDPAGPGWVDFEHTFRASDAVYTEVMHTNVGSSGYLEPLAQVDFYPNGGDNMPGCVFNSCSHDRCYHYFAESIRDGGFTGVKCESYEHALVGDCHLPETLNMGGLEPKTGKTGVYYLETNAASPFSKG; encoded by the exons ATGGTTCCTATTTTGTTTATACTCGGGCTCACCGTTGTGGCAG CTCTGCCCAACGGTATCTACATCCGCCGGGCCCCGGGTCCTCGCTACCAGCACGTGCAGGACGGCCTGGGCAGGCTACACCTGGTGGACCTCTGGCAGCCAGCCACCGACTTCAACGCCAGATACTACCCAGACACAGAGAATGTTTACCATCTTTTTACTAG ATTGAACCCGTCAGTAAGCCAGCCCATTGTGCCTGGTAATGAGCAGCTGCTAAAGGCATCCAACTTCGACGCATCACGTAGAACAGCTGTGCTCATCCACGGCTGGTTCGACAATGCTACTGGCAACTTTAACGCTGTATTACTTGCTG CTTTCTTGGCGGCAGAAGACATGAATGTGATCGTGGTGGATTGGAGTGCAGGAGCCAGTACCTTCAACTATAACAGGGCTATCGAAAATACTGTTCTATCTG GTGGTGCGGTTGCTCGTTTCATCTCCTGGATTAACAGCGTGACTGGAGCTGACCTGGCGGACTACCACATCGCCGGGTACAGCCTGGGGGGCCAGCAGGCTGGTATTGCGGGGAGAAACCTCGACGGGAAGGTTGGATATATCACCG GCTTGGACCCCGCCGGCCCCGGCTGGGTTGACTTCGAGCACACATTCAGGGCATCCGATGCTGTATACACTGAAGTGATGCATACCAACGTGGGGAGCTCAGGATACCTGGAGCCACTGGCACAGGTGGACTTTTACCCGAATGGAGGGGATAACATGCCTGGCTGTGTGTTCAACTCTTGCAGTCATGATAG ATGCTACCACTACTTCGCTGAGTCCATCCGTGATGGAGGGTTCACAGGCGTCAAGTGTGAGAGCTACGAACACGCGCTTGTAGGAGACTGCCATCTACCGGAGACATTGAACATGGGAGGACTCGAACCTAAGACTGG aaaaaCTGGAGTCTACTACTTGGAAACCAACGCAGCATCACCCTTCTCAAAAGGCTAA
- the LOC118281123 gene encoding lipase member H-like, with amino-acid sequence MYFWSGFFIFLCVLVKVIKQVNTMVRFTDLCKKFGQVFIPAKYDPDTQNSYLLYTRKNPTESQTLLLGNEKLLEASNFNPNHRTAVLLHGWIDHPDGRFSRIVRSAFLEADDMNVIVVDWQDGADIANYFTGIKNTVKSGEGVARFIAWLNHMTGADLSLYHIVGYSMGGHQAGVIGRNLGGKVGYITGLDPAGPFWRFNKHKLRKTDAQYTEVIHTHRWLGYFAPLGHVDFYPNSGVWNTCKCWTVICTHDRCFKYFAESLRSGGFTGRRCKNLRDAKLGRSTLPETLKMGGVIPKTGKTGIYYMQTNETPPFSRG; translated from the exons ATGTACTTTTGGAgtggtttttttatatttttgtgtgttttagTGAAGGTTATAAag CAAGTGAATACCATGGTCCGATTTACGGACCTGTGTAAGAAATTCGGGCAAGTCTTCATCCCAGCAAAATACGATCCGGACACACAGAACTCATATTTACTCTACACAAG AAAAAATCCGACAGAGAGTCAAACCCTCTTGCTTGGGAACGAGAAATTACTAGAAGCTTCCAACTTCAATCCTAATCACAGAACAGCTGTGCTTCTCCATGGATGGATAGACCACCCTGATGGTAGATTCAGCAGAATTGTTCGATCTG CCTTCTTGGAAGCAGATGATATGAATGTTATAGTCGTGGACTGGCAGGACGGCGCAGACATAGCCAATTATTTCACTGGAATCAAAAATACTGTTAAATCAG GTGAAGGAGTAGCCAGGTTCATAGCTTGGTTGAACCACATGACGGGGGCTGATCTCTCTCTCTATCACATCGTGGGATATAGCATGGGCGGTCACCAGGCAGGAGTCATCGGTAGGAACCTGGGGGGCAAAGTGGGATACATTACCG GTTTAGACCCAGCTGGACCATTTTGGCGCTTTAACAAACACAAGCTACGGAAGACAGATGCTCAATACACAGAGGTGATCCATACGCATCGGTGGCTGGGCTACTTCGCACCGCTGGGACATGTGGACTTTTATCCCAACAGTGGGGTCTGGAACACTTGTAAATGCTGGACAGTCATTTGCACACATGATAG GTGTTTCAAATACTTTGCGGAATCTCTACGTTCGGGAGGGTTTACTGGGAGACGGTGTAAGAACCTCCGTGACGCCAAGTTGGGGCGAAGTACTTTACCTGAGACACTGAAGATGGGCGGCGTCATACCTAAAACAGG AAAAACGGGTATCTACTATATGCAAACTAATGAAACTCCGCCATTTTCCCGAGGTTGA